In one Streptomyces marincola genomic region, the following are encoded:
- a CDS encoding GntR family transcriptional regulator, whose translation MTTPNSSSNFTVLKKRENLRESVAHALRAAIVSGEMEPGVVYSAPTLSARFGVSATPVREAMLDLVREGMVASVPNKGFRVTKISEADLDHITELRLLIEPPTIRRVSPLIPAADFPRLRRLADEIVDAAEQADLIRYTEADRRFHLTLLAYSGNPRLVDTISQLRSQTRLLGLASLAGSGELRDSAEEHLRLMDLIQAGDGAGAEELMRRHIGHVRGKWAGDAGSGKDTGDERDAGGGDSAGSTGRGS comes from the coding sequence ATGACCACTCCCAACTCGTCATCGAACTTCACCGTGCTCAAGAAGCGGGAGAACCTGCGCGAGTCCGTCGCGCACGCCCTGCGCGCGGCGATCGTCTCCGGGGAGATGGAGCCTGGCGTGGTCTACTCGGCGCCGACGCTCAGCGCCCGTTTCGGCGTCTCGGCCACGCCCGTGCGCGAGGCCATGCTCGACCTGGTCAGGGAGGGCATGGTCGCCTCCGTACCGAACAAGGGCTTCCGCGTCACCAAGATCTCCGAGGCGGACCTCGACCACATCACCGAACTGCGGCTGCTCATCGAGCCGCCCACCATCCGGCGGGTGAGCCCGCTGATCCCCGCGGCCGACTTCCCCCGCCTGCGGCGGCTGGCCGACGAGATCGTCGACGCCGCGGAGCAGGCCGACCTGATCCGGTACACGGAGGCCGACCGGCGGTTCCACCTGACGCTGCTCGCCTACAGCGGCAACCCGCGGCTGGTGGACACGATCTCCCAACTGCGGTCGCAGACCAGGCTGCTCGGGCTGGCCTCGCTGGCCGGGAGCGGGGAGCTGCGGGACTCGGCCGAGGAGCACCTGCGGCTGATGGACCTGATCCAGGCCGGCGACGGGGCCGGCGCCGAGGAGCTGATGCGCCGCCACATCGGGCACGTCCGCGGCAAGTGGGCGGGCGACGCCGGCTCGGGCAAGGACACCGGGGACGAGAGGGACGCCGGGGGCGGGGACAGCGCGGGGAGCACGGGGAGGGGCTCGTGA
- a CDS encoding proline racemase family protein, with protein MRSKRVFHSVESHTEGMPTRVITGGVGTIPGSTMAERRQWFIDNSDDVRTLLMYEPRGHAAMSGAILQPPTRPDADVGVLFIEVSGLLPMCGHGTIGVATVLVETGMVEVTEPVTTIRLDVPAGLVTADVEVVNGAARSVTIRNVPAFSAALDQRVEVPGLGSVGYDLAFGGNFYALVRLAELGLPFERAAKDELLAAGLAVMRAINAQDPPRHPERPDIHGCHHVYLEAPGSTAAHSRHAMAIHPGWFDRSPCGTGTSARMAQLHARGLLGLHQDFVNESFIGSRFTGRLVAETEVAGLPAVVPTITGRAWVTGTSQFHLDPEDPFPAGFLL; from the coding sequence ATGCGATCGAAACGCGTTTTCCACTCGGTCGAGAGCCACACCGAGGGCATGCCCACCCGCGTCATCACCGGTGGCGTCGGGACCATCCCGGGCAGCACCATGGCCGAACGGCGGCAGTGGTTCATCGACAACAGCGACGACGTGCGCACGCTGCTGATGTACGAGCCGCGCGGGCACGCCGCGATGAGCGGCGCCATCCTCCAGCCGCCCACGCGCCCCGACGCGGACGTCGGCGTGCTGTTCATCGAGGTCTCGGGACTGCTGCCGATGTGCGGCCACGGCACCATCGGGGTGGCCACCGTGCTGGTGGAGACCGGCATGGTGGAGGTCACCGAGCCGGTCACCACCATCCGGCTCGACGTGCCGGCCGGCCTGGTCACCGCCGACGTCGAGGTGGTGAACGGCGCCGCCCGCTCGGTGACCATCCGCAACGTGCCGGCGTTCTCCGCCGCCCTCGACCAGCGCGTCGAGGTGCCCGGCCTGGGCAGCGTCGGCTACGACCTCGCGTTCGGCGGGAACTTCTACGCTCTCGTGCGCCTGGCCGAACTCGGCCTGCCGTTCGAACGGGCGGCGAAGGACGAACTGCTCGCCGCCGGGCTGGCCGTCATGCGCGCCATCAACGCGCAGGACCCGCCGCGGCACCCGGAGCGGCCCGACATCCACGGCTGCCACCACGTCTACCTGGAGGCGCCGGGCTCGACCGCCGCGCACTCCCGGCACGCCATGGCCATCCACCCCGGATGGTTCGACCGCTCGCCATGCGGGACGGGGACCAGCGCCAGAATGGCCCAGCTGCACGCCCGCGGCCTGCTCGGACTCCACCAGGACTTCGTGAACGAGTCGTTCATCGGCAGCCGGTTCACCGGCCGGCTGGTGGCGGAGACCGAGGTCGCCGGGCTGCCCGCCGTGGTCCCCACCATCACCGGGCGGGCCTGGGTCACCGGCACGTCGCAGTTCCACCTCGACCCGGAGGACCCGTTTCCCGCAGGATTCCTGCTGTAG
- a CDS encoding dihydrodipicolinate synthase family protein, with product MTAARQPWRGVHVATAFPFDDDLAADFDGFAEHVAWLAEQGCDGVCPNGSLGEYQSLSDAERARVVETAVAAAPEGFTVMPGVAAYGVLQSRRWIEQAAEAGAHSVLLLPPNAYRADERTVLAHYREAAKAGLPVVAYNNPFDTRVDLTPALLAELHAEGLIVAVKEFTGDVRRAYEIRELAPELDLLIGADDVLLELGLAGAVGWIAGYPNALPSTSMELYRLATSGDPADISRALTLYRELHPLLRWDSKPEFVQAIKLSMDVAGRKGGPCRPPRSPLVPEAEAAVRATTEAVLAAGHR from the coding sequence ATGACCGCTGCACGGCAGCCCTGGCGCGGCGTCCACGTCGCCACCGCGTTCCCCTTCGACGACGACCTCGCGGCCGACTTCGACGGCTTCGCCGAGCACGTCGCGTGGCTGGCCGAGCAAGGCTGCGACGGCGTGTGCCCGAACGGCTCCCTCGGCGAGTACCAGAGCCTCAGCGACGCCGAACGCGCCCGCGTGGTCGAGACCGCCGTCGCCGCGGCGCCCGAGGGCTTCACGGTGATGCCGGGCGTCGCCGCCTACGGCGTGCTCCAGTCCCGCCGCTGGATCGAGCAGGCCGCCGAGGCCGGCGCCCACTCGGTGCTGCTGCTCCCGCCCAACGCCTACCGCGCCGACGAGCGCACGGTCCTGGCCCACTACCGCGAGGCCGCCAAGGCCGGCCTGCCCGTCGTCGCCTACAACAACCCCTTCGACACCCGCGTCGACCTCACCCCCGCGCTCCTGGCCGAACTGCACGCCGAGGGCCTGATAGTCGCCGTCAAGGAGTTCACCGGCGACGTCCGCCGCGCGTACGAGATCCGCGAACTCGCCCCCGAGCTCGACCTGTTGATCGGCGCCGACGACGTTCTGCTCGAACTCGGCCTGGCCGGTGCCGTCGGCTGGATCGCCGGCTACCCCAACGCCCTGCCGAGCACCAGCATGGAGCTGTACCGGCTCGCCACCTCGGGCGACCCGGCCGACATCTCCCGCGCCCTGACGCTCTACCGCGAGCTGCACCCGCTGCTGCGCTGGGACTCCAAGCCCGAGTTCGTCCAGGCGATCAAGCTGTCCATGGACGTGGCCGGCCGCAAGGGCGGCCCCTGCCGGCCGCCGCGCTCGCCGCTGGTCCCCGAGGCCGAGGCCGCCGTGCGCGCCACCACCGAGGCCGTGCTCGCCGCGGGCCACCGCTGA
- a CDS encoding sugar ABC transporter substrate-binding protein: MRQTPGKVLAVVAGVVVLAPGCAPDTSTAEGEYRVAVLAASAQNGYNQAVYDGVVAGAEELGLTVDVKILDGGFDSTTQLSQLQTAATVGGYDGVIVVPHDGPSLAGAFPLANSVPVITVLNPIGPDVDDMEPQVEGVVSTVAVPPSDAAARQAEGVVDHCADLDPCKVTLVVGDLSSPLDIARRDAYRGVLGEHANIEVVSTVEGNYDRYQSLTAVSNSLQSNRDVDVILASADQMTLGAELALENAGIAPESVYLTGGGGTTEAVRAVREGRWTANYLNFPVSMGAAAMEQLANAMTGRPVETVVNADTVGPEGVEPYATRETLAGPEAEDFTGEWNG, from the coding sequence ATGAGACAGACGCCGGGGAAAGTCCTCGCCGTCGTCGCCGGTGTGGTCGTTCTGGCCCCGGGGTGCGCCCCCGACACCAGCACGGCGGAGGGCGAGTACCGCGTCGCCGTGCTCGCCGCCTCGGCGCAGAACGGCTACAACCAGGCCGTGTACGACGGCGTCGTGGCCGGCGCGGAGGAACTCGGCCTCACCGTGGACGTCAAGATCCTCGACGGCGGCTTCGACTCCACCACGCAGCTCTCCCAGCTCCAGACGGCGGCCACCGTGGGCGGCTACGACGGCGTCATCGTCGTTCCGCACGACGGGCCCAGCCTCGCCGGGGCGTTCCCCCTCGCGAACTCCGTCCCGGTGATCACCGTCCTCAACCCCATCGGCCCCGACGTCGACGACATGGAGCCGCAGGTCGAGGGCGTGGTCTCCACCGTGGCCGTGCCGCCGAGCGACGCGGCTGCCCGGCAGGCGGAGGGCGTGGTGGACCACTGCGCCGACCTCGACCCCTGCAAGGTCACCCTCGTCGTGGGCGACCTCTCCTCCCCGCTCGACATCGCCCGCCGCGACGCCTACCGGGGCGTGCTCGGCGAGCACGCGAACATCGAGGTCGTCAGCACCGTCGAGGGCAACTACGACCGCTACCAGTCCCTGACCGCGGTCTCCAACAGCCTCCAGTCCAACCGCGACGTCGACGTCATCCTCGCCAGCGCCGACCAGATGACGCTGGGCGCGGAGCTGGCCCTGGAGAACGCGGGCATCGCGCCCGAGAGCGTGTACCTGACCGGCGGAGGCGGCACCACCGAGGCGGTCCGAGCCGTCCGCGAGGGGCGCTGGACGGCCAACTACCTCAACTTCCCCGTGAGCATGGGCGCCGCCGCCATGGAGCAGCTCGCGAACGCCATGACCGGCCGGCCGGTCGAGACCGTCGTGAACGCCGACACCGTCGGCCCCGAGGGCGTCGAACCCTACGCCACCCGGGAGACGCTGGCCGGCCCGGAGGCCGAGGACTTCACGGGGGAGTGGAACGGCTGA
- a CDS encoding sugar ABC transporter ATP-binding protein has translation MTTTTETSSTANAGPAPVLTARDLSKWFGGTHAVDGVSLDLLPGEVHALVGENGAGKSTLGKLIAGVYQRDGGDLVVDGAAIGRWDPARAGRHGIAMIAQELALVPELTVAQNVFLGRERSRAGVLRPGTAAEFERIDAMARFGLPPHRKVRDLGIADQQKVEIMRSLARDAKVVVMDEPTSSLTAHETEKLHELIRTLRAQGRTVVYVSHFLDAVLGIADRVTIMRDGRLVRTGPAARETKASLIEGMLGRSLAVTFPERSAPVPPATPPVLDAKGLATAEGVVDASLTVRPGEVVGLIGLVGSGRSEIARALFGADRLTAGTVTLRGKPLTRPRPWRSIAAGLAMVPEDRHGQGLLLMRSIRENIALTHCRGFAVAGVISRRRERAAVGELAARLQLRPARIESEIRGFSGGNQQKALIGKSLLGDPAFVILDEPTRGVDVGAKYAIYELITALAAQGVGVLLISSEHEEVMSLSHRAYLVREGRTIDEVVPAETTIDRILTTLFGTDQKAAP, from the coding sequence ATGACGACGACGACCGAAACGTCCAGCACCGCGAACGCCGGGCCGGCCCCCGTGCTCACCGCCCGCGACCTGTCCAAGTGGTTCGGCGGCACGCACGCCGTGGACGGGGTGAGCCTCGACCTGCTGCCCGGCGAGGTGCACGCGCTGGTGGGGGAGAACGGCGCCGGCAAGTCCACCCTGGGCAAGCTGATCGCCGGGGTCTACCAGCGGGACGGGGGCGACCTCGTGGTGGACGGCGCCGCGATCGGCCGCTGGGACCCGGCACGGGCCGGTCGCCACGGCATCGCCATGATCGCGCAGGAACTGGCCCTCGTCCCCGAGCTGACCGTGGCGCAGAACGTCTTCCTCGGCCGCGAGCGTTCCCGGGCCGGCGTCCTGCGGCCGGGCACCGCGGCGGAGTTCGAACGGATCGACGCGATGGCGCGCTTCGGCCTGCCGCCCCACCGCAAGGTCCGCGACCTGGGCATCGCCGACCAGCAGAAGGTCGAGATCATGCGGTCCCTGGCCAGGGACGCCAAGGTCGTCGTGATGGACGAGCCCACCTCGTCCCTCACCGCCCACGAGACGGAGAAGCTGCACGAGCTGATCCGCACCCTGCGCGCCCAGGGCAGAACCGTCGTCTACGTCTCCCACTTCCTCGACGCGGTCCTCGGGATCGCGGACCGGGTGACGATCATGCGGGACGGCCGCCTGGTGCGCACCGGCCCCGCGGCCCGGGAGACGAAGGCGAGCCTGATCGAGGGCATGCTCGGCCGCTCCCTCGCGGTCACCTTTCCCGAGCGGAGCGCGCCCGTTCCCCCCGCGACGCCCCCGGTGCTCGACGCGAAGGGCCTGGCGACCGCCGAGGGCGTCGTGGACGCCTCGCTGACCGTGCGCCCCGGCGAGGTCGTGGGCCTGATCGGCCTCGTCGGCAGCGGGCGTTCCGAGATCGCGCGCGCCCTGTTCGGCGCGGACCGGCTCACCGCGGGCACCGTGACCCTGCGCGGCAAGCCGTTGACGAGGCCGCGCCCGTGGCGTTCGATCGCGGCGGGCCTGGCCATGGTCCCCGAGGACCGGCACGGCCAGGGCCTGCTCCTCATGCGCTCCATCAGGGAGAACATCGCCCTCACCCACTGCCGCGGGTTCGCCGTCGCGGGCGTGATCAGCCGCCGCAGGGAGCGCGCCGCGGTCGGCGAGCTGGCCGCCAGGCTCCAGCTGCGCCCCGCGCGGATCGAGTCGGAGATCCGCGGCTTCTCCGGCGGGAACCAGCAGAAGGCGCTGATCGGCAAGTCGCTGCTTGGCGACCCCGCGTTCGTCATCCTCGACGAGCCCACCCGCGGCGTCGACGTCGGCGCGAAGTACGCCATCTACGAGCTGATCACCGCGCTCGCCGCCCAGGGCGTCGGCGTCCTGCTCATCTCCTCGGAGCACGAGGAGGTCATGTCCCTGAGCCACCGCGCCTACCTGGTGCGCGAGGGCCGCACGATCGACGAGGTCGTGCCCGCCGAGACCACCATCGACCGCATCCTCACCACCCTGTTCGGCACCGACCAGAAGGCAGCACCGTGA
- a CDS encoding ABC transporter permease, translated as MTAITAETQRKAPVRPLLLAKDHAVLILLAAVVVWLSVASPAFFTSANILNILNQNAPLAIIAAAGTFVIVSGNFDLSTASIFAVASVCAAWLAVETGNPLLALVAAPVVGMVLGALNGLVVASLRIHSFLATLASSMVYSALAVLITGGALITVDVDGFADFGRGSFLGVFIPVWVLAAVVAALWFLLSGTVFGRHVFATGGNAEAAELSGIRADRVKVLVFVLSGLAAGIAAAIAVSRISSGQPQAGAGMELQAIAAIILGGTSIHGGVGAVWRSVAGVFLIALVGNGFDIMNFNPQLKDLVTGLIILAAVALAAVGRRRR; from the coding sequence GTGACCGCCATCACCGCGGAGACGCAGCGCAAGGCACCCGTGCGACCCCTGCTGCTGGCCAAGGATCACGCCGTGCTGATCCTGCTGGCGGCCGTCGTCGTGTGGCTCTCCGTCGCCAGCCCCGCGTTCTTCACCTCGGCCAACATCCTCAACATCCTCAACCAGAACGCCCCGCTGGCGATCATCGCGGCGGCCGGCACGTTCGTCATCGTCTCGGGCAACTTCGACCTGTCGACGGCGAGCATCTTCGCGGTCGCCAGCGTCTGCGCCGCCTGGCTCGCCGTGGAGACGGGCAACCCGCTGCTCGCGCTGGTCGCCGCGCCGGTGGTCGGCATGGTGCTCGGCGCGCTCAACGGCCTGGTCGTCGCCTCGCTGCGCATCCACTCCTTCCTCGCCACCCTGGCCTCCTCGATGGTCTACTCGGCGCTCGCGGTGCTGATCACCGGCGGCGCGCTGATCACCGTCGACGTCGACGGCTTCGCCGACTTCGGCCGCGGCAGCTTCCTCGGCGTGTTCATACCCGTGTGGGTACTGGCCGCCGTGGTCGCCGCCCTGTGGTTCCTGCTGTCGGGAACGGTCTTCGGCCGGCACGTGTTCGCCACCGGCGGCAACGCCGAGGCCGCCGAGCTGTCCGGCATCAGGGCCGACCGCGTCAAGGTGCTCGTCTTCGTGCTCAGCGGACTGGCCGCGGGCATCGCCGCGGCCATCGCGGTCTCCCGCATCTCCTCCGGGCAGCCGCAGGCGGGCGCCGGCATGGAGTTGCAGGCGATCGCGGCGATCATCCTGGGCGGCACCAGCATCCACGGCGGGGTCGGGGCGGTGTGGCGCTCGGTGGCCGGCGTGTTCCTCATCGCGCTGGTCGGCAACGGATTCGACATCATGAACTTCAACCCCCAGCTCAAGGACCTCGTCACCGGGCTGATCATCCTCGCCGCGGTCGCCCTGGCGGCCGTGGGCCGGCGCAGACGTTAG
- a CDS encoding hydantoinase/oxoprolinase family protein, whose translation MPQDIRVAIDVGGTFTDVVKLDPATGELRFDKVPTTPSSPTEGVLNAFDRIAVDMPDVAMFNHGTTLGLNSLLTRSGARVAIVSTRGFRDVYLLGRTDRRAMYDIRHRKPAPLLERYDTFEVTERSYFDGTAGAPLDEEEARRVAREIARRGYEAVAIAFLHSYANPAHEARMREILLESAPGVEVTVSHELSREYREYERTSTAVLDAYIKPVVRGYLHRLESELADRGFTGRFLISRSGGGGMTATAAREQPVNLILSGPAGGVVGAAAFARLTGRPNLITIDMGGTSLDASLVLDSQPVLQRGTEFEGLPINTPSLYIHTIGSGGGSLAYLDDAGALQVGPQSAGAVPGPVAYGRGGTQPTFTDAALAVGYLGADTPLGGTLALDAEGALAALGSVAAELGLGTTELARGILQISNTKITGAVRAITVELGHDPKDFSLLSFGGAGGLVAVDVARQLGIPSVVIPPGQGAFSALGMLMADVQHDFARTSVTALADVDRAAVDAAYAGMAAEADAILGEEGFGPAQRELTRTVDVRYAGQEHSVSVTFPEEAADPVAVIEKVFATLHERQYGHVMSDPLEITALRLRAIGVVDKPRLPTLAPRESGAPAPRGTRPVHAPDGTREEYAVHVREELLGGDAVEGPAIVTEHTATTVLHRGDRLTVGRYGELVITIGGEPADGERQSDKGKDENR comes from the coding sequence ATGCCGCAGGACATCCGCGTCGCGATCGACGTCGGAGGAACGTTCACGGACGTCGTCAAACTCGACCCCGCAACGGGCGAACTCCGCTTCGACAAGGTCCCCACCACCCCCTCGTCCCCGACCGAGGGCGTGCTGAACGCGTTCGACCGGATCGCGGTGGACATGCCGGACGTGGCCATGTTCAACCACGGCACCACGCTCGGCCTGAACTCCCTGCTGACCAGGTCGGGCGCCCGGGTCGCGATCGTCTCCACCCGCGGCTTCCGCGACGTCTACCTGCTGGGGCGCACCGACCGGCGCGCCATGTACGACATCCGCCACCGCAAGCCGGCGCCGCTGCTGGAGCGCTACGACACCTTCGAGGTCACCGAGCGCTCCTACTTCGACGGCACCGCGGGCGCCCCGCTCGACGAGGAGGAGGCGCGCCGGGTCGCGCGGGAGATCGCCCGCCGCGGGTACGAGGCGGTGGCCATCGCGTTCCTGCACTCCTACGCCAACCCGGCGCACGAGGCGCGGATGCGCGAGATCCTGCTGGAGAGCGCCCCCGGCGTCGAGGTGACCGTCTCCCACGAACTGTCGCGGGAGTACCGGGAGTACGAGCGGACCTCCACCGCCGTCCTCGACGCCTACATCAAACCCGTCGTGCGCGGCTACCTCCACCGGCTGGAGTCCGAACTGGCCGACCGCGGCTTCACCGGGCGCTTCCTGATCTCCCGCTCGGGCGGCGGCGGCATGACCGCCACCGCGGCCAGGGAGCAGCCGGTCAACCTCATCCTCTCCGGACCAGCGGGCGGCGTGGTGGGGGCGGCGGCGTTCGCCAGGCTGACCGGCCGGCCCAACCTGATCACCATCGACATGGGCGGCACCAGCCTGGACGCCTCCCTGGTGCTCGACTCCCAGCCGGTGCTCCAGCGCGGCACCGAGTTCGAGGGGCTGCCGATCAACACGCCCTCGCTCTACATCCACACCATCGGCTCGGGCGGCGGCTCACTGGCGTACCTGGACGACGCGGGCGCCCTCCAGGTCGGCCCGCAGAGCGCGGGCGCGGTGCCGGGCCCCGTCGCGTACGGCCGCGGCGGAACGCAGCCGACGTTCACCGACGCCGCGCTCGCCGTCGGCTACCTCGGCGCGGACACGCCGCTGGGCGGCACCCTCGCCCTGGACGCCGAGGGCGCCCTGGCTGCGCTCGGGTCCGTCGCCGCGGAACTCGGCCTCGGGACGACCGAGTTGGCCCGCGGCATCCTCCAGATCTCCAACACCAAGATCACCGGGGCCGTGCGCGCCATCACCGTCGAACTCGGCCACGACCCGAAGGACTTCTCGCTGCTCTCCTTCGGCGGCGCGGGCGGTCTCGTCGCCGTGGACGTCGCCCGCCAGCTCGGCATCCCCTCGGTGGTCATCCCGCCGGGCCAGGGCGCGTTCTCCGCGCTCGGCATGCTGATGGCCGACGTGCAGCACGACTTCGCCAGAACGTCCGTCACCGCGCTCGCCGACGTGGACCGGGCCGCCGTGGACGCGGCCTACGCCGGCATGGCGGCCGAGGCCGACGCCATCCTGGGCGAGGAGGGCTTCGGCCCCGCGCAGCGGGAGCTGACCCGCACCGTGGACGTGCGCTACGCCGGGCAGGAGCACTCGGTCAGCGTGACGTTCCCCGAGGAGGCCGCCGACCCCGTGGCCGTCATCGAGAAGGTCTTCGCCACCTTGCACGAACGGCAGTACGGGCACGTCATGAGCGACCCGCTGGAGATCACCGCGCTGCGGCTGCGCGCCATCGGCGTGGTCGACAAGCCGCGGCTGCCCACCCTCGCCCCGCGCGAGAGCGGCGCACCGGCCCCGCGCGGCACCCGCCCGGTGCACGCGCCCGACGGCACGCGCGAGGAGTACGCGGTGCACGTGCGCGAGGAACTGCTCGGCGGCGACGCCGTCGAGGGCCCCGCGATCGTCACCGAGCACACCGCGACCACCGTGCTGCACCGCGGCGACCGGCTGACGGTGGGCCGGTACGGGGAACTGGTCATCACCATCGGCGGCGAGCCGGCGGACGGCGAGCGGCAGAGCGATAAGGGGAAGGACGAGAACCGATGA
- a CDS encoding hydantoinase B/oxoprolinase family protein, with the protein MTDAITTEIIRHGLLSAAEEVARNLCRTAYNTVVYEIHDYGIGIHDASGDVVADAPGIAIFTRGNDYGIKKSLEFLGADAMRPGDVYLLNYPYWSSAHTLDPLVFAPIHDGSELIGFASCRIHVLDLNQKDPGYVLDSTHSSQEGLVFPATRLYREGEQNTDVFNIIRFNSRMPERTIGDIQAQVSACVTGVRRTQEIARKYGRDSLLDAMRAINEHGEKLARIGLSKLPKGTWTATDFVDSDGVDRETLVKLTATVTVTDEEMVVDWTGSARDVRGPINLPRGQTEALSSLIFKALTTPDSPVVAGNFAPLRVITEPGSVMHAVPPMPTFTLWTGLLAGEVILKALAEGMPDLVPACSGGDVCSMMGLGVNPRTGDAWQEATNEAVGFGATRDADGEDGIMHLSEPGCRNNPVEVLETKSPMIIDSYGYRPDTGGPGRFRGGVGVSRVYRFTAPATGICLVYKTRTNPWSIAGGDEGEPNRIVLNAGTEHEVVQGGSYNHLKAGETLANETGGGGGYGDPFTRDPAAVAKDVRNGFVTASAARERYGVAVDTTDFTVDAPGTAALRAAGR; encoded by the coding sequence ATGACCGACGCGATCACCACCGAGATCATCAGGCACGGACTGCTGTCGGCCGCCGAGGAGGTCGCCCGCAACCTGTGCAGGACCGCCTACAACACCGTCGTCTACGAGATCCACGACTACGGCATCGGCATCCACGACGCGTCAGGCGACGTGGTCGCCGATGCCCCCGGCATCGCGATCTTCACCCGGGGCAACGACTACGGGATCAAGAAGTCGCTCGAATTCCTCGGCGCCGACGCGATGCGCCCGGGCGACGTGTACCTGCTGAACTACCCCTACTGGTCATCGGCGCACACCCTCGACCCGCTGGTCTTCGCGCCGATCCACGACGGGTCCGAGCTGATCGGCTTCGCCTCCTGCCGCATCCACGTGCTCGACCTCAACCAGAAGGACCCCGGCTACGTCCTGGACTCCACGCACAGCTCGCAGGAGGGCCTGGTGTTCCCCGCCACCCGGCTGTACCGCGAAGGCGAGCAGAACACGGACGTGTTCAACATCATCAGGTTCAACTCGCGGATGCCGGAACGGACCATCGGCGACATCCAGGCGCAGGTCTCGGCCTGTGTCACGGGCGTGCGGCGCACCCAGGAGATCGCCCGCAAGTACGGCAGGGACAGCCTGCTCGACGCGATGCGGGCCATCAACGAGCACGGCGAGAAGCTGGCCAGGATCGGCCTGAGCAAGCTGCCCAAGGGCACCTGGACCGCGACCGACTTCGTCGACAGCGACGGCGTGGACCGCGAGACGCTGGTGAAGCTGACCGCCACCGTGACCGTCACCGACGAGGAAATGGTCGTCGACTGGACGGGGAGCGCCCGCGACGTCCGCGGGCCCATCAACCTCCCGCGCGGGCAGACCGAAGCGCTCTCCAGCCTGATCTTCAAGGCGCTGACCACCCCGGACAGCCCGGTCGTCGCGGGCAACTTCGCCCCGCTCCGGGTGATCACCGAGCCGGGCTCGGTGATGCACGCGGTGCCGCCGATGCCCACGTTCACCCTGTGGACGGGGCTGCTGGCCGGCGAGGTGATCCTCAAGGCGCTCGCCGAGGGCATGCCCGACCTGGTGCCCGCCTGCTCCGGCGGCGACGTCTGCTCCATGATGGGCCTGGGCGTCAACCCCAGGACGGGCGATGCGTGGCAGGAGGCCACCAACGAGGCCGTCGGCTTCGGGGCCACGCGGGACGCGGACGGCGAGGACGGCATCATGCACCTGTCGGAACCCGGCTGCCGCAACAACCCCGTCGAAGTGCTCGAAACCAAGTCCCCCATGATCATCGACTCCTACGGCTACCGCCCCGACACCGGGGGCCCCGGGCGGTTCCGCGGCGGCGTCGGCGTCAGCCGCGTCTACCGCTTCACCGCCCCCGCCACCGGCATCTGCCTGGTCTACAAGACCCGCACCAACCCCTGGTCCATCGCCGGCGGCGACGAGGGCGAACCCAACCGGATCGTGCTCAACGCCGGCACCGAACACGAGGTCGTGCAGGGCGGCAGCTACAACCACCTCAAGGCGGGCGAGACCCTGGCGAACGAGACCGGGGGAGGCGGCGGCTACGGCGACCCGTTCACCCGCGACCCCGCGGCCGTGGCCAAGGACGTCCGCAACGGCTTCGTGACGGCGTCGGCCGCACGCGAACGGTACGGCGTGGCCGTCGACACCACCGACTTCACCGTCGACGCCCCCGGGACCGCGGCGCTGCGCGCCGCGGGGAGGTGA